AAGGGAAATGGCTATCTTACGTTCAGTTGGTGCAGGCCCATTAACTGTTTTCTATCTATTGTGGATCGAAGCTACAATACTCTGTTTTGTAGGAGTTTGTCTAGGATTTGTCTTTCAGTACATTGGATTGATTGCTGTAAGCTCTATTGTACAAGATCAACTGGGCTTACAGATTCTTCTTGAATGGCCAGGGACGAAAGAATTCTTATTTGTTTTATTGATCATGACTTGTGGTATGTTAATGAGCTTTTTCCCTGCTTGGCGGGCTTACATGAATTCCCTGCATGATGGCTTACTGCCTAAAGCGTGATTAGAGAATTGATGAAATGTCAATATGTCGCTCCCTGTTTCTTCGAAGATTGATTTTGTTCTTAATGATCTCAACATTTACAGGATCAGTTTGCTTCGGTTTTGATATAAAAAAATTATTGTTTGAATATCTAGTTAAACCTAATGCGCCCATCATAGAAGTTTCTTGGCGCGATTTAGTTCAGTATGACTATCATCGGAAAATCATTCCACCAAGACTGCAATCTATTGAGGGGAAACTAATTAGGGTACCAGGATATGTGGTGCCTTTGCTGGGGGATTTTGGCGGAGATTTTGAGAGTTTAGAAGAATTTCTTCTGGTTCCCGTATATGGCATGTGTATCCATGTTCCACCACCACCGCCCAACCAAGTCATTTATGTGAAAATGAATGAACCTGTGGAAGTAGAAAAATTATTTGATGCAGTTTGGGTCACTGGTCAATTGCAAATTGATGTAAGTGAATTGCCAAATACCGAAAACCTGAACTATGCACCAGAAGGAGGATTTTTTCTGACAGGGATTGAAGTAGAGGTTTATGAGCGTGATGTTAG
The DNA window shown above is from SAR324 cluster bacterium and carries:
- a CDS encoding DUF3299 domain-containing protein, with protein sequence MISTFTGSVCFGFDIKKLLFEYLVKPNAPIIEVSWRDLVQYDYHRKIIPPRLQSIEGKLIRVPGYVVPLLGDFGGDFESLEEFLLVPVYGMCIHVPPPPPNQVIYVKMNEPVEVEKLFDAVWVTGQLQIDVSELPNTENLNYAPEGGFFLTGIEVEVYERDVSN